Proteins encoded in a region of the Nitrospira sp. genome:
- the gcvH gene encoding glycine cleavage system protein GcvH yields MYPTELKYHKEHEWIRLDGKQATLGISHFAQDALGDIVFLDLPRVGATVTENQQIGEVESTKTTSSIYTPVSGTIVKINADLKDHPEVVNSDPYGKGWIAVIELSDAKQVDGLMTAAQYEAFLAGQKTG; encoded by the coding sequence ATGTATCCGACAGAGTTGAAGTACCACAAAGAGCATGAATGGATCCGCCTGGACGGCAAGCAGGCCACGCTAGGCATCAGCCATTTCGCCCAGGACGCGCTGGGCGACATCGTCTTTCTTGACCTGCCCAGGGTCGGCGCGACCGTCACGGAAAATCAGCAGATCGGCGAGGTGGAATCTACCAAGACGACCTCCTCCATCTATACGCCGGTGAGCGGCACAATTGTGAAGATCAACGCAGACCTCAAGGACCATCCTGAGGTCGTCAATTCTGATCCGTACGGCAAGGGCTGGATCGCGGTGATCGAACTCAGTGATGCCAAACAGGTGGACGGGTTGATGACCGCCGCCCAGTACGAGGCCTTTTTAGCTGGGCAGAAGACAGGTTGA